From one Thalassobaculum sp. OXR-137 genomic stretch:
- a CDS encoding epoxide hydrolase encodes MTATPAPFTLAIPQADLDDLRERLGRTRFPDRTPGEAWAYGTDPDYLRELVAYWRDSFDWRQEESALNAFPQFQVELDGIPLHYLKVEGSGPDPIPLLLLHGWPGSVFEFLELIPLLTDPAAHGAPDAPSFTVIAPSLPGFTLSFRPDQKRFSCEEMAATLAKLMGEVLSIDRYMVQGGDWGAFVGSRIAFDHPDRVRALHLNFLPLRRDAAVAENPSPEEATYLEELAVFLREETGYQVIQGTRPQTLASALVDSPAGLAAWIAEKFHVWTDNDGRIENAVSRDRMLADISLYWFTGAVGSSFWPYYARAHSPWPIPLGGQITVPMGYLQSPREILRPPRSAAARVYTDIRRWESLQKGGHFAALENPTALATEIRAMADAG; translated from the coding sequence ATGACCGCCACCCCCGCCCCCTTCACTCTCGCCATCCCTCAGGCCGATCTCGACGACCTGCGGGAGCGGCTCGGCCGCACCCGCTTCCCCGACCGCACGCCGGGCGAGGCCTGGGCCTACGGCACCGACCCGGACTACCTGCGCGAGCTGGTGGCCTATTGGCGCGACAGCTTCGACTGGCGCCAGGAGGAGTCCGCGCTCAACGCTTTTCCCCAGTTCCAGGTCGAGTTGGACGGCATTCCGCTGCATTACCTGAAGGTCGAGGGTTCGGGGCCGGACCCGATCCCGCTGCTGCTGCTGCACGGCTGGCCGGGCTCGGTCTTTGAGTTCCTGGAGCTGATCCCGCTGCTGACCGACCCGGCCGCTCACGGCGCCCCCGACGCGCCCTCCTTCACCGTCATCGCTCCGTCCCTGCCCGGATTCACCCTGTCCTTCCGGCCGGATCAGAAGCGGTTCTCCTGCGAGGAGATGGCCGCGACCCTGGCCAAGCTGATGGGAGAGGTGTTGAGCATCGACCGCTACATGGTCCAGGGCGGCGACTGGGGCGCCTTCGTCGGCTCGCGCATCGCCTTCGACCATCCCGACCGGGTGCGTGCCCTGCACCTCAACTTCCTGCCTTTGCGCCGGGATGCCGCCGTGGCCGAGAACCCGAGCCCGGAAGAAGCAACATACCTGGAGGAGCTGGCCGTCTTCCTGCGCGAGGAGACCGGCTATCAGGTGATACAGGGCACCCGGCCGCAGACCCTGGCGTCGGCCCTGGTCGACAGCCCCGCCGGGCTCGCCGCCTGGATCGCCGAGAAGTTCCATGTCTGGACCGATAACGACGGGCGGATCGAGAACGCCGTCAGCCGCGACCGGATGCTGGCCGACATCTCGCTCTACTGGTTCACCGGCGCGGTCGGGTCGTCCTTCTGGCCGTACTACGCCCGCGCCCACAGTCCGTGGCCGATCCCGCTCGGTGGCCAGATCACCGTGCCGATGGGCTATCTGCAATCACCGCGGGAGATTCTGCGCCCGCCCCGGTCGGCGGCGGCACGGGTCTACACGGACATCCGGCGCTGGGAATCCTTACAAAAAGGAGGGCATTTCGCCGCCTTGGAGAATCCGACTGCGCTGGCGACCGAGATCCGTGCCATGGCAGACGCCGGATAG
- the goxA gene encoding CTQ-dependent glycine oxidase GoxA, which yields MKRRDFLAGAGAMALSSPLMARAAVAQGTGPGIAPAGAKIARLGIYPAIGICRVGGSKMWFHAPEVPGLPPKPADGQFKDGTEKIKKQAQRFRIYAFDKDGRVIKEITAADGAIQWTVHVANTKAAWYGFNNPMDNGDLAPGLPGQRRNQYFTRTEQRLENLVIDGKPTTISGTDTNLGGSDEAFAMGGTFWGTEPVGLGHLQTDSAGHLLVVPPDGVSKSPTGAGITSFADNNGWHDDWCDGPVTATVTLSDALPTEADLDTNADAAWVACVGPNFAPEIAPVSTMYDVIYDMNVRIGWQSRPAKPSFTKDIYPTLQRLGQMQWLTDAANLREAWMGEYVDFADPALIDRLSKPVNTELRAQAFAQIRPPFEFSGNTAAEYFTEQQLKVPYMLGDGINYDGSPYQWFQMVHLQYQFLVDWKDGNYIDDWKPDEKGITDFDEIPLDQQPLALTQAALMPLSGGAFHPGVELTYYLRHKNLYARAHPQADKPLSEPFRVALGDRPTLLQDVGALLTPELTLVGDPDKGIAPAVGPCMPGDLTRWMGLPWQCDAFSCQQVLMQSDFPTAVWWPALLPIDVLPVAFLEDQVIKGETRDGRKLGREQRVKYFNRRADWKRGVAGIGYHANASYWDGITDMIQLWERMGFVVKREVPEEVARELGIPREVYAEVQRGDTMEFRFKWRPTDGQLPN from the coding sequence ATGAAACGGCGCGATTTCCTGGCGGGTGCCGGTGCGATGGCGCTGTCCAGCCCGCTGATGGCACGCGCGGCGGTGGCCCAGGGCACCGGTCCCGGGATCGCCCCGGCCGGCGCGAAGATCGCGCGGCTCGGCATCTATCCGGCCATCGGCATCTGCCGGGTCGGTGGGAGCAAAATGTGGTTCCACGCGCCGGAGGTCCCAGGCCTGCCGCCGAAACCGGCGGACGGCCAGTTCAAGGACGGCACGGAGAAGATCAAGAAGCAGGCCCAGCGCTTCCGCATCTACGCCTTCGACAAGGACGGCCGCGTGATCAAGGAGATCACCGCCGCCGACGGCGCCATCCAGTGGACCGTCCACGTCGCCAATACAAAGGCGGCCTGGTACGGCTTCAACAACCCGATGGACAATGGCGACCTCGCCCCCGGCCTGCCCGGGCAGCGGCGCAACCAGTATTTCACCCGCACGGAGCAGCGCCTCGAGAATCTGGTGATCGACGGCAAACCGACGACGATCTCGGGGACCGACACCAATCTCGGCGGGTCCGACGAAGCCTTCGCCATGGGCGGCACCTTCTGGGGCACCGAGCCGGTGGGCCTGGGCCATCTGCAGACCGACAGCGCCGGACATCTGCTGGTGGTGCCGCCGGACGGCGTCTCCAAGAGTCCGACCGGCGCCGGCATCACCAGCTTTGCCGACAATAACGGCTGGCATGACGACTGGTGCGACGGCCCGGTCACGGCGACGGTCACCCTGTCCGACGCCCTGCCGACCGAGGCGGACCTGGACACCAACGCCGACGCCGCCTGGGTCGCCTGCGTCGGTCCGAACTTCGCGCCGGAGATCGCGCCGGTCTCGACGATGTACGACGTGATCTACGACATGAACGTGCGCATCGGCTGGCAGTCCCGGCCGGCCAAGCCGTCCTTCACCAAGGACATCTATCCGACGCTCCAGCGCCTGGGCCAGATGCAGTGGCTGACCGACGCCGCCAATCTGCGCGAAGCCTGGATGGGCGAGTATGTCGACTTCGCCGATCCGGCCTTGATCGACCGGCTGTCGAAACCCGTCAACACGGAGCTCCGCGCCCAGGCCTTCGCCCAGATCCGCCCGCCCTTCGAATTCTCCGGCAACACGGCCGCCGAGTATTTCACCGAGCAGCAGCTCAAGGTGCCGTACATGCTGGGCGACGGCATCAATTACGACGGCAGCCCCTATCAGTGGTTCCAGATGGTTCACCTCCAGTACCAGTTCCTGGTCGACTGGAAGGACGGCAACTACATCGACGACTGGAAGCCGGACGAGAAGGGCATCACCGATTTCGACGAGATCCCGCTGGACCAGCAGCCCCTGGCTCTGACCCAGGCGGCCCTGATGCCGCTCAGCGGCGGCGCCTTCCACCCGGGGGTGGAACTGACCTACTACCTGCGGCACAAGAACCTGTACGCCCGCGCCCATCCTCAGGCGGACAAGCCGCTGTCGGAACCGTTCCGGGTGGCCCTGGGCGACCGGCCGACCCTGCTGCAGGATGTGGGCGCACTGCTGACCCCGGAACTCACCCTGGTCGGCGACCCGGACAAGGGGATCGCCCCGGCCGTCGGCCCCTGCATGCCGGGCGACCTGACCCGCTGGATGGGGCTGCCCTGGCAGTGCGACGCGTTCAGTTGCCAGCAGGTGCTGATGCAGAGCGACTTCCCCACGGCCGTGTGGTGGCCCGCCCTGCTGCCGATCGACGTTCTCCCCGTGGCCTTCCTGGAAGACCAGGTGATCAAGGGCGAGACCCGGGACGGTCGGAAGCTCGGCCGCGAGCAGCGGGTCAAATACTTCAACCGGCGCGCGGACTGGAAACGCGGGGTGGCCGGTATCGGCTACCACGCCAATGCCAGCTACTGGGACGGCATCACCGACATGATCCAGCTCTGGGAGCGTATGGGCTTCGTGGTCAAGCGCGAGGTCCCGGAGGAGGTCGCCCGCGAGCTGGGCATCCCGCGCGAGGTCTATGCCGAGGTGCAGCGCGGCGACACCATGGAGTTCCGCTTCAAGTGGCGTCCGACGGACGGGCAGCTCCCGAACTGA
- the goxB gene encoding glycine oxidase maturase GoxB: MARTVAVIGAGIAGPAAVLSLAQAGLDVVWIAPPPEAGHDPVGETLAPAANPIIERLGLAEAMASAGHRPSHTTLSAWGSDQLVDRNAILHLEGPGLVLDRARFEADLRHHAETAAGRMIAARLSEAQAAQGVWHLTLEGGQTVTAEAVVDASGRSAAIARHHAERHRADQLMAAHAFLPHRDDTVEPTRAVLIEAVETGWWYAALRPDGSLSVAYFTDPDLLGESPTRGLDAWTRLIGETRHIGRWIEDAGFAVEAAPQLSSAGTTWLVPPAGRVGDAPWMGVGDCAAAFDPLSSHGLTTALWAGARSGGVLSAALQGDDTALEAYARSVLDGVAGFLAQRRSMYALERRFADAPFWQRRHGAG, encoded by the coding sequence ATGGCAAGGACCGTTGCCGTCATAGGGGCGGGCATCGCCGGACCGGCCGCGGTGCTCTCGCTCGCCCAGGCCGGGCTGGACGTGGTCTGGATCGCCCCCCCGCCCGAAGCCGGACACGATCCGGTCGGCGAAACCCTCGCCCCGGCGGCCAATCCGATCATCGAGCGTCTCGGCCTCGCCGAGGCGATGGCATCGGCCGGCCACCGCCCGTCCCACACCACCCTGTCCGCCTGGGGCAGCGACCAGCTCGTCGACCGCAACGCGATCCTGCATCTGGAGGGGCCAGGCCTGGTTCTCGACCGCGCCCGGTTCGAGGCGGACCTGCGGCACCACGCGGAGACGGCCGCCGGCCGGATGATCGCCGCCAGGCTGAGCGAGGCCCAGGCAGCGCAGGGCGTCTGGCACCTGACCCTGGAGGGCGGACAGACGGTGACCGCCGAGGCGGTGGTGGACGCCTCGGGCCGGAGCGCCGCGATCGCCCGCCACCACGCCGAGCGCCACCGGGCCGACCAGCTCATGGCCGCCCATGCCTTCCTGCCGCATCGCGACGACACCGTCGAGCCGACCCGGGCGGTGCTGATCGAGGCGGTGGAGACCGGCTGGTGGTACGCGGCGCTGCGTCCGGACGGAAGCCTGTCGGTCGCCTATTTCACCGACCCGGACCTGCTGGGCGAAAGTCCGACCCGCGGCCTGGATGCCTGGACCCGGCTGATCGGCGAGACCCGGCATATCGGCCGGTGGATCGAGGATGCGGGCTTCGCCGTCGAGGCCGCGCCGCAGCTGTCGAGCGCCGGCACCACATGGCTCGTCCCGCCCGCCGGCCGAGTCGGGGACGCACCGTGGATGGGCGTGGGCGACTGCGCCGCGGCCTTCGATCCACTCTCCTCCCATGGGCTGACGACCGCGCTCTGGGCGGGAGCGCGGAGCGGCGGCGTGCTGTCGGCGGCCCTGCAGGGCGACGACACCGCGCTGGAGGCCTATGCCCGGTCGGTCCTGGACGGGGTGGCTGGCTTCCTCGCCCAGCGGCGCAGCATGTATGCCCTGGAGCGCCGGTTCGCCGATGCGCCGTTCTGGCAACGCCGTCACGGCGCGGGGTAA
- a CDS encoding group III truncated hemoglobin — MNTEANPPLEPPFARVSEDDISLVVETFYSRAREDEVLGPVFMRNVEDWPAHFERLKAFWSSVLNLTGRYDGMPMRVHAGIGELTAAHFDRWLALFAETLADTVDPRAAQEFLIRARNMADAHKRFLFR; from the coding sequence ATGAACACTGAAGCAAATCCGCCCCTGGAACCGCCCTTCGCCCGGGTCAGCGAGGACGACATCTCGCTCGTCGTGGAGACCTTCTACAGCCGTGCCCGGGAGGACGAAGTGCTCGGCCCGGTCTTCATGCGCAACGTGGAGGACTGGCCGGCGCATTTCGAGCGGCTGAAGGCGTTCTGGTCGTCGGTGCTGAACCTGACCGGCCGCTATGACGGCATGCCGATGCGAGTGCATGCGGGGATCGGCGAGCTGACGGCGGCGCATTTCGACCGCTGGCTCGCCCTGTTCGCCGAGACCCTGGCCGACACGGTCGACCCTCGGGCCGCCCAGGAGTTCCTGATCCGCGCCCGCAACATGGCCGACGCCCACAAGCGGTTCCTGTTCCGGTAG
- a CDS encoding TetR/AcrR family transcriptional regulator, which translates to MRRGEQTREKILDIAEDAVLAKGFGATSIEEVIAAVGITKSGFFYHFRDKNELARAMLIRFLKRDDAVLDDLFAAEEGEDPLAAFLDGLDRFAAIMGEMEQGHPGCLVATYCYNEVLFDREVRELNRMGVLAWRDRFRRIFDAIHARYPANDVVDIDALADMVSSVTEGGIVMAKALKQPGVLAEQIRLLRSYVKLLYTPRLAA; encoded by the coding sequence ATGCGCAGAGGAGAGCAGACACGGGAGAAGATTCTGGACATCGCCGAGGACGCGGTGCTGGCCAAGGGCTTCGGCGCGACCTCGATCGAGGAGGTGATCGCTGCCGTTGGCATCACCAAGAGCGGCTTCTTCTATCACTTCCGGGACAAGAACGAGCTGGCGCGCGCCATGCTGATCCGCTTCCTGAAGCGGGACGACGCGGTGCTGGACGACCTGTTCGCGGCGGAGGAGGGCGAGGACCCGCTGGCCGCCTTTCTGGACGGGCTCGACCGCTTCGCCGCCATCATGGGCGAGATGGAGCAGGGGCATCCGGGTTGTCTGGTCGCCACCTACTGCTACAACGAGGTCCTGTTCGACCGCGAAGTGCGCGAGCTGAACCGGATGGGCGTGCTGGCCTGGCGCGACCGGTTCCGGCGGATCTTCGATGCGATCCATGCCCGCTATCCGGCGAACGACGTGGTGGATATCGACGCGCTCGCCGACATGGTGTCGTCGGTGACCGAGGGCGGCATCGTGATGGCCAAGGCGTTGAAACAGCCGGGCGTACTGGCCGAGCAGATCCGGCTGCTGCGCTCCTATGTGAAGCTGCTCTACACGCCCCGTCTCGCCGCGTGA
- a CDS encoding homocysteine S-methyltransferase family protein has product MARYRTRLPQLDGGPFLTDGGLETTLVFIDGIDLPHFAAIDLLRREGGRERLKRYSEQYLEIARANGCGFILESVTWRASRDWTRKLGYSEAEHLRLNQIAIADLAALRDRWETPATPVVVSGNMGPRGDGYDPGEVMTAQEAEAYHASQIALFGDTEADLVTAMTITNTPEAIGIARAAAKRAMPSVISFTLETDGRLPTGQPLREAIEETDAATGGTAAYYMINCAHPTHFEAELVKGGDWVNRIRGVRANASTRSHAELDNCTDLDAGDPEQLGRDYARLRKLLPAANVFGGCCGTDHRHVEQICGQCTSHVRAA; this is encoded by the coding sequence ATGGCACGCTATCGCACACGCCTGCCGCAGCTCGACGGCGGGCCCTTCCTGACCGACGGCGGTCTCGAAACCACCCTCGTCTTCATCGACGGCATCGACCTGCCGCATTTCGCCGCCATCGACCTTCTGCGCCGCGAGGGCGGCCGCGAGCGGCTGAAGCGCTATTCCGAACAGTATCTCGAGATCGCCCGGGCCAACGGCTGCGGTTTCATTCTGGAGAGCGTCACCTGGCGCGCCAGCCGCGACTGGACCCGCAAGCTCGGCTATTCCGAGGCCGAGCACCTGCGCCTGAACCAGATCGCCATCGCCGACCTGGCCGCCCTGCGCGACCGATGGGAGACGCCCGCCACGCCGGTCGTGGTGTCCGGCAATATGGGCCCGCGCGGCGACGGCTACGATCCGGGCGAGGTGATGACGGCGCAGGAGGCCGAGGCCTATCACGCCTCCCAGATCGCCCTGTTCGGCGACACCGAGGCGGACCTGGTCACCGCCATGACGATCACCAACACGCCGGAGGCGATCGGCATCGCGCGGGCGGCCGCCAAGCGGGCGATGCCCAGCGTCATCTCCTTCACCCTGGAGACCGACGGGCGTCTTCCCACCGGCCAGCCCCTGCGCGAAGCCATCGAGGAAACCGACGCGGCGACCGGCGGGACCGCCGCCTACTACATGATCAACTGCGCCCACCCGACCCATTTCGAGGCGGAACTGGTGAAGGGCGGCGACTGGGTGAACCGCATCCGCGGCGTCCGGGCCAATGCCTCGACCCGCAGCCATGCGGAGCTGGACAACTGCACCGACCTGGACGCCGGCGATCCGGAACAGCTCGGCCGCGACTATGCCCGGCTGCGGAAGCTGCTGCCCGCCGCCAACGTGTTCGGCGGCTGCTGCGGCACCGACCATCGGCACGTGGAGCAGATCTGCGGCCAGTGCACCTCCCATGTCCGGGCGGCCTGA
- a CDS encoding GNAT family N-acetyltransferase: MSYLDLTLRPATSDDARALVEIVEMASEGLVTHIWRGMAEPGESPRDVGLRRARRGDGAFSHVNATLATLAGTVQGGLIGYPIGAAQPIGSDMPPLFVPLQELENRVPGSWYVNVLAVMPDRRGQGIGSRLLVEAERQARDCGCTRMSIIVSSANAGARRVYERFGFVFDAERRMGESAWKNPGTHWQLLVKPLA; this comes from the coding sequence ATGAGCTATCTCGACCTGACGCTCCGGCCGGCCACCTCCGACGACGCCCGGGCCCTGGTCGAGATCGTCGAGATGGCGAGCGAGGGTCTGGTCACCCATATCTGGCGCGGGATGGCCGAGCCGGGCGAGAGCCCGCGCGACGTCGGCCTGCGCCGGGCGCGCCGGGGCGACGGCGCCTTCTCCCATGTCAACGCCACGCTCGCGACCTTGGCCGGGACCGTCCAGGGCGGGCTGATCGGCTACCCGATCGGCGCCGCCCAGCCGATCGGCTCGGACATGCCGCCCCTGTTCGTGCCCCTGCAGGAACTGGAGAACCGGGTGCCGGGAAGCTGGTACGTGAACGTGCTGGCGGTGATGCCCGACCGGCGCGGCCAGGGGATCGGCAGCCGGCTGCTGGTCGAGGCAGAACGCCAGGCCCGCGACTGCGGCTGCACCCGGATGTCGATCATCGTCTCCAGCGCCAATGCCGGGGCGCGCCGGGTCTACGAGCGCTTCGGCTTCGTGTTCGACGCGGAGCGCCGGATGGGCGAGAGCGCGTGGAAGAACCCCGGCACCCACTGGCAGCTTCTGGTGAAGCCGCTCGCCTGA
- a CDS encoding DUF599 domain-containing protein, with the protein MNTLMQILSPFDVLALVVFVSAWLGYEMFGERAAERGANLSGLMQGWRGDWTEAAVHRDNRIIDIQILRSLAGNSAFLASTSIFVIGGLAAMIGGSEHAVAVLNGFDYLLETTRDRFGLMVGALIVVFINAFFRLAWSLRLHNNAAVVLGSIPQPGAADDPEVARARARVVARIATLAARHYNGGMHAYYFGLAACAWFLHPVALIAASLWVVAILYRREFRSRAHRALSRT; encoded by the coding sequence ATGAACACGCTGATGCAGATCCTCTCCCCGTTCGACGTCCTGGCCCTGGTCGTCTTCGTCTCCGCATGGCTCGGCTACGAGATGTTCGGCGAGCGCGCGGCCGAGCGCGGCGCGAACCTGTCCGGATTGATGCAGGGCTGGCGTGGGGACTGGACGGAGGCGGCGGTGCACCGGGACAACCGGATCATCGATATCCAGATCCTGCGCTCGCTGGCCGGCAATTCCGCCTTCCTCGCCTCGACCTCGATCTTCGTGATCGGCGGCCTGGCGGCGATGATCGGCGGCAGCGAGCATGCGGTCGCCGTGCTGAACGGCTTCGACTATCTGCTGGAAACCACGCGGGACCGGTTCGGCCTGATGGTCGGCGCGCTGATCGTGGTCTTCATCAACGCCTTCTTCCGGCTCGCCTGGTCGCTGCGGCTGCACAACAACGCCGCGGTCGTGCTCGGCTCGATCCCGCAGCCGGGGGCGGCGGACGATCCCGAGGTCGCCCGGGCCCGAGCCCGGGTGGTGGCCCGGATCGCGACCCTGGCGGCCCGGCACTACAATGGCGGGATGCACGCCTATTATTTCGGGCTCGCCGCCTGCGCCTGGTTTCTGCACCCGGTCGCATTGATCGCCGCCTCCCTGTGGGTGGTGGCGATCCTGTACCGCCGGGAGTTCCGCTCGCGGGCGCACCGGGCGCTGTCGCGCACTTAA
- a CDS encoding SDR family NAD(P)-dependent oxidoreductase yields the protein MGSLDGKIAVITGAGKNIGREIALTLARDGAAVVVNGRGDQAAVDAVAQEIRALGGRAFGHLADVSDETAVTAMVERTVGAFGGIDIVVSNAGLRRQTPFLEMGLVEWREILSVALDGAFILARACVPHMIGRQGGAIVGLSGVSTHVGTPERCHVSASKAGLEGLMRALAVELGPHGITANSIAPGAIDTVRGAAAGQMPSSMRAAGVPAGRKGRVEEIAAMVRHLVGPHGRFITGQTIHVNGGAFLT from the coding sequence ATGGGATCGCTGGACGGGAAGATCGCCGTCATCACCGGCGCGGGCAAGAATATCGGCCGCGAGATCGCGCTGACGCTCGCCCGCGACGGGGCGGCGGTCGTGGTCAACGGACGCGGCGATCAGGCCGCCGTCGACGCGGTGGCGCAGGAGATCCGGGCCCTGGGCGGCCGCGCCTTTGGCCATCTCGCCGACGTGTCCGACGAGACCGCCGTCACCGCCATGGTCGAGCGGACGGTCGGTGCGTTCGGCGGCATCGACATCGTCGTCAGCAATGCTGGCCTGCGCCGCCAGACCCCGTTCCTGGAGATGGGCCTGGTCGAGTGGCGCGAGATCCTGTCGGTCGCTCTGGACGGCGCCTTCATCCTCGCCCGCGCCTGTGTGCCGCATATGATCGGCCGGCAGGGCGGTGCCATCGTCGGCCTGTCCGGCGTGTCGACCCATGTGGGCACGCCGGAGCGCTGCCACGTCTCCGCCTCCAAGGCCGGGCTGGAAGGGCTGATGCGGGCGCTGGCGGTCGAACTCGGACCGCACGGCATCACCGCCAATTCCATCGCCCCCGGTGCCATCGACACCGTGCGCGGGGCCGCTGCCGGGCAGATGCCCAGCAGCATGCGCGCCGCCGGCGTGCCGGCGGGCCGCAAGGGCCGCGTGGAAGAGATCGCCGCCATGGTCCGCCATCTGGTCGGACCCCACGGCCGGTTCATCACCGGCCAGACCATCCATGTGAACGGAGGAGCGTTCCTGACATGA
- a CDS encoding TauD/TfdA dioxygenase family protein, with amino-acid sequence MSNLPFENEPISPHIGLEITGLDLNALDDDTTAALRQAFNDRHVLVIRDQKLTPEQQVRFAERIGEPAIYPLLNGIEGFPMITPIIKEPEERNNFGGLWHSDTTYMETPPMATMLLAREIPPVGGDTLFASQVAAYEALSDGMKAMLAPLRTINSSAKANATKTREDRVKGDDAKKEFTSCHPVVRTHPETGKKALYLNVGHTVRFDGFTEEESAPLLGWLHQHQVREEFQCRVRWREGTLVMWDNRAAMHLPVNDYHGHRREMHRITLKGDKVA; translated from the coding sequence ATGAGCAACCTGCCTTTCGAGAACGAGCCGATCTCGCCGCATATCGGGCTGGAGATCACCGGGCTCGACCTCAACGCGCTGGACGACGACACCACCGCCGCCCTGCGCCAGGCGTTCAACGACCGCCACGTGCTGGTGATCCGCGACCAGAAGCTGACGCCGGAGCAGCAGGTGCGCTTCGCCGAGCGGATCGGCGAGCCGGCCATCTACCCGCTGCTGAACGGGATCGAGGGCTTCCCGATGATCACCCCGATCATCAAGGAACCGGAGGAGCGCAACAATTTCGGCGGGCTCTGGCATAGCGACACGACCTACATGGAGACGCCACCGATGGCGACCATGCTGCTGGCGCGCGAGATCCCGCCGGTCGGCGGCGACACCCTCTTCGCCTCCCAGGTCGCCGCCTACGAGGCGCTGTCGGACGGCATGAAGGCGATGCTGGCGCCGCTGCGCACGATCAACAGCTCGGCCAAGGCGAACGCGACCAAGACCCGCGAGGACCGGGTGAAGGGCGACGACGCTAAGAAGGAGTTCACCTCCTGCCATCCGGTGGTGCGCACCCATCCGGAGACCGGCAAGAAGGCGCTGTACCTCAATGTCGGCCATACGGTGCGGTTCGACGGCTTCACCGAGGAGGAGAGCGCGCCGCTGCTCGGCTGGCTGCACCAGCACCAGGTGCGCGAGGAGTTCCAGTGCCGGGTGCGCTGGCGCGAGGGCACCCTGGTGATGTGGGACAACCGGGCGGCCATGCATCTGCCGGTGAACGACTACCACGGCCACCGCCGGGAAATGCACCGGATCACGCTCAAGGGCGACAAGGTGGCGTAA